One region of Coleofasciculus sp. FACHB-T130 genomic DNA includes:
- a CDS encoding DUF2382 domain-containing protein produces the protein MNHQMLAQGQGARRNDVRINVLLNKLQSKLKSFAVRDRENLLLGKVKDVNLDSDRQLNLVISQEGLNQNAPLFLIRSKHIQQVDSSTKTLFVDISKAETQYLPEYVPLEKTTDVEPLETSPISKKAEWEVTDASTASVMATPDDLNNHPEELERNSMPEDASNTFSTESEVVEEEIFRLLEERLVIDSNKHKVGEVIVRKEIETRMVEVPVRREILIVEQVSPEHKQLAEIDLGQGEIPGLELIEAAIGAKSTSIDAKTTSLDTQPTVRGEFDSPRTASRILDAIAHQRGHGCAKVRVEIILEDAEHQATYQEWFDRCSIKPSSNGK, from the coding sequence ATGAACCATCAAATGCTAGCACAAGGGCAAGGAGCAAGGCGAAACGATGTCAGAATTAATGTCTTGCTAAATAAATTGCAAAGTAAACTTAAATCTTTTGCAGTCAGAGATCGGGAAAACTTGCTGTTAGGAAAGGTGAAGGATGTAAATCTCGATTCAGACCGTCAGCTAAACTTAGTGATATCTCAAGAAGGGCTAAATCAAAATGCCCCATTATTTCTCATCCGAAGCAAGCATATCCAGCAGGTGGACTCGTCTACAAAAACTCTGTTTGTAGACATTAGCAAAGCGGAAACCCAGTATTTGCCTGAATATGTACCCTTAGAAAAAACAACGGATGTAGAGCCTTTAGAAACTTCACCAATCTCAAAAAAAGCTGAATGGGAAGTAACAGATGCCTCGACTGCCTCTGTCATGGCAACGCCAGATGACTTAAATAATCACCCAGAAGAACTGGAGCGAAATAGTATGCCAGAGGATGCTTCTAATACTTTTAGTACAGAGTCAGAAGTTGTCGAGGAAGAAATCTTCCGGTTGTTAGAAGAACGATTAGTCATTGACAGCAACAAACATAAAGTCGGTGAAGTTATCGTTCGCAAAGAAATCGAAACGCGCATGGTAGAGGTGCCAGTCCGCCGCGAAATTCTAATTGTTGAACAAGTCAGCCCCGAACACAAACAGCTTGCAGAAATTGATTTAGGACAAGGAGAAATTCCTGGTCTTGAGCTGATTGAAGCAGCTATCGGCGCTAAATCTACAAGTATCGACGCTAAAACTACAAGTTTAGATACTCAGCCAACAGTTAGAGGTGAGTTTGATTCACCGAGAACAGCAAGTCGAATTTTAGATGCGATCGCGCATCAGCGTGGGCATGGGTGTGCCAAAGTCCGAGTGGAAATCATTCTAGAAGACGCAGAACATCAGGCAACTTACCAGGAATGGTTTGATCGCTGTTCAATCAAGCCATCGTCAAATGGAAAGTAA
- a CDS encoding bifunctional 4-hydroxy-2-oxoglutarate aldolase/2-dehydro-3-deoxy-phosphogluconate aldolase produces MYNQSWFKQVQKHRAIAVIRAPQMELGRQMAHAVASGGMQLIEITWNSDNPAELIGDLRSQLPACTIGTGTVLNREQLKDAIAAGAQFVFTPHVDPILIQIAMDSGVPMVPGALSPTEIVTAWQAGASCVKVFPVQAVGGASYIKSLQGPLGHIPLIPTGGVTVENAKAFLAAGAIAVGLSGSLFPQNWEANASSSGWEAIAKRAQTLMQLVNESTS; encoded by the coding sequence ATGTATAATCAGTCGTGGTTCAAGCAGGTGCAAAAGCACCGTGCGATCGCAGTCATTCGCGCACCGCAGATGGAGCTGGGTCGCCAAATGGCTCATGCGGTTGCGTCTGGGGGAATGCAGTTGATTGAAATTACTTGGAATAGCGACAACCCAGCAGAATTGATTGGTGATTTGCGATCGCAATTACCCGCGTGTACGATTGGCACGGGCACTGTATTAAATCGGGAACAGCTTAAAGACGCGATCGCTGCCGGTGCCCAGTTCGTCTTTACTCCCCACGTTGACCCAATCTTAATTCAGATAGCAATGGATAGCGGCGTGCCGATGGTGCCGGGGGCGCTGTCTCCAACGGAAATTGTCACCGCGTGGCAAGCCGGTGCCAGTTGTGTCAAAGTGTTCCCCGTCCAAGCGGTAGGCGGTGCCAGCTACATCAAAAGTCTGCAAGGGCCATTAGGACATATTCCCTTAATTCCGACTGGGGGGGTCACGGTAGAAAATGCTAAAGCCTTTCTCGCGGCTGGAGCGATCGCGGTCGGACTTTCCGGCAGTTTATTTCCCCAAAACTGGGAAGCCAATGCGTCGTCCTCTGGATGGGAGGCGATCGCCAAACGCGCTCAAACTCTGATGCAATTAGTGAATGAATCCACCAGCTGA
- a CDS encoding L,D-transpeptidase produces the protein MKSIISANLLHRPVAFFAGAVVALTALDAAFAPAIAQTKQPIVAAKMQELQQSDQRWIQIDLSKQRLVAWEGGKPVYAVVVSTGKRSTPTRTGTFAIKSKHRSARMRGADYDVPNVPYTMYYHGGYAIHGAYWHRRFGTPVSHGCINVAVNHSKWLFNWAAVGTPVVVHK, from the coding sequence ATGAAAAGCATCATTTCTGCTAATTTGCTGCATCGCCCAGTTGCATTTTTTGCTGGGGCGGTGGTGGCGCTTACGGCTTTGGATGCTGCTTTCGCACCCGCGATCGCTCAAACAAAGCAGCCGATTGTGGCTGCAAAAATGCAGGAGTTGCAACAATCTGATCAACGCTGGATTCAGATTGACCTGTCCAAGCAACGACTGGTTGCTTGGGAAGGTGGAAAACCCGTCTATGCAGTAGTGGTTTCCACTGGCAAACGTTCAACCCCCACTCGCACCGGCACGTTTGCGATTAAATCTAAACATCGGTCTGCCAGGATGCGCGGGGCTGATTATGATGTTCCGAATGTTCCTTACACGATGTATTACCACGGTGGTTATGCCATCCACGGTGCTTATTGGCATCGCCGGTTTGGAACTCCCGTTAGCCACGGTTGCATCAATGTAGCCGTTAATCATTCTAAATGGCTATTTAACTGGGCTGCGGTGGGGACGCCCGTCGTTGTCCATAAGTAA
- a CDS encoding L,D-transpeptidase has product MRSRRAMRKRIRVRRTAASNRVRRRRIASNRVRRTRVASNKIRARRSQRRWIEVNLSKQRLIAWEGGRRVYSVRISSGKRSTPTRVGTFRIQSKHRTARMRGRDYNVPNVPYTMYYSGGYAIHGAYWHNRFGTPVSHGCVNVPVAQARKLYSFASHGTKVVVRR; this is encoded by the coding sequence GTGCGATCGCGCAGAGCCATGCGGAAGCGCATCCGAGTTCGGAGAACAGCCGCCAGCAACAGAGTTCGCCGTAGAAGAATCGCTAGCAACAGGGTTCGTCGCACAAGAGTCGCTAGCAACAAGATTCGCGCTCGGCGATCGCAGCGACGCTGGATTGAGGTAAACCTTTCAAAGCAACGGTTAATCGCCTGGGAAGGGGGAAGACGGGTTTATTCTGTCCGCATCTCCAGTGGTAAGCGCTCCACTCCCACTCGCGTCGGGACTTTCAGGATTCAATCAAAGCATCGCACGGCTCGGATGCGAGGAAGAGACTACAACGTTCCTAATGTACCCTACACGATGTACTACTCTGGCGGCTATGCCATTCATGGAGCTTACTGGCATAACCGCTTTGGCACGCCAGTTAGCCACGGCTGCGTCAATGTGCCAGTCGCTCAAGCTCGCAAGTTGTACAGCTTCGCCTCACATGGCACAAAGGTGGTTGTCCGTCGGTAA
- a CDS encoding DUF2382 domain-containing protein, whose protein sequence is MPLLKLTDFDPNYSETFEGDDLHGMGVYSESSTDDKIGTVSDVLVDEEGHFRYLVVDLGFWIFGKKVLLPIGRSRIDYNTDRVYAIGMTREQAEALPEFNEATRTDYDYEERVRGVYRTPSTGASATSANVDAAPVVDTSYAAATPNIDAYDRSTYNYQQEPNLYGLNDRDHQTLRLYQERLIANKTRVKTGEVTVGKHIETETARVSVPVEKERVVIERVTPADAGTAVTPGEADFREGEVARVEIYEETPDIHKEAFVREEVRVKKVVDHETVDAEETIRREELDVNTDGQATINRPTNLPSDRI, encoded by the coding sequence ATGCCTCTTTTAAAACTCACTGACTTTGATCCAAACTACAGCGAGACTTTTGAAGGAGATGACCTTCATGGAATGGGGGTCTATTCAGAAAGTAGTACCGACGATAAAATTGGAACCGTTAGCGATGTTCTAGTTGATGAAGAAGGTCATTTCCGTTATTTAGTTGTTGACCTAGGCTTTTGGATTTTTGGCAAAAAAGTTTTACTACCAATTGGTCGTTCGCGAATCGATTACAACACGGATCGGGTTTATGCCATTGGCATGACCAGAGAGCAAGCAGAAGCTTTACCAGAGTTCAACGAAGCTACCAGGACTGATTACGACTATGAAGAACGGGTAAGAGGCGTTTATCGCACTCCCTCTACTGGAGCCTCTGCTACCTCTGCTAACGTTGATGCAGCACCTGTTGTTGATACCTCCTATGCAGCGGCTACGCCTAACATTGACGCTTACGATCGGAGTACCTACAACTATCAGCAAGAGCCGAATTTGTACGGACTGAACGATCGGGATCATCAAACTCTCAGACTGTACCAAGAGCGGTTGATTGCTAACAAAACTCGCGTTAAAACCGGGGAAGTTACGGTTGGTAAGCACATTGAAACCGAAACTGCACGAGTGTCAGTACCAGTTGAAAAAGAGCGAGTGGTGATTGAGCGAGTTACTCCAGCAGATGCTGGAACAGCCGTAACTCCTGGCGAAGCTGATTTCCGCGAAGGGGAAGTTGCCCGCGTGGAAATCTACGAAGAAACTCCTGACATTCACAAAGAAGCTTTTGTGCGTGAGGAAGTCAGAGTTAAGAAAGTTGTAGACCACGAAACAGTTGACGCAGAAGAAACGATTCGTCGTGAAGAGTTAGATGTGAATACGGACGGGCAAGCTACTATTAACCGCCCTACTAACTTACCTTCTGATCGGATTTAA
- a CDS encoding acetyltransferase, which translates to MFLKNKQTGDLIEVLDIEELFNPNNDAISGRDQAGQEEQEKASFEKKELIFPSGESLPRCWMDANYTTT; encoded by the coding sequence ATGTTTCTCAAAAACAAACAAACCGGCGATTTGATAGAAGTTCTCGATATTGAGGAGCTGTTCAACCCTAATAATGATGCAATTTCTGGGCGAGATCAAGCAGGGCAGGAGGAACAGGAAAAAGCTTCTTTTGAGAAGAAAGAATTAATTTTTCCTTCTGGGGAAAGCCTACCTCGCTGTTGGATGGATGCCAACTATACAACCACCTAA